A single region of the Gossypium arboreum isolate Shixiya-1 chromosome 12, ASM2569848v2, whole genome shotgun sequence genome encodes:
- the LOC108479205 gene encoding uncharacterized protein LOC108479205, whose product MGMKKSLRSKAVHFVTDLTTGLLNPISDKSSSPLHPPPENVSRSKRSQLEKELISKEEDGDLVDGPDTSSFTAFLYSLLSSSESGQDLNQDEQNDNQEETGDSSDNIMKENGRRKSLLSRGKQSLRALYQATRISGNKNKDKGDSDTKSDDEGDAKIDGLKMRHMQNVKEPLALGELPEASEPSLLLTEKTRNALYASLPAIVQGRKWLLLYSTWRHGISLSTLYRRSMLWPGLSLLVVGDRKGAVFGGLVEAPLKPTNKKYQGTNSTFVFTDRPGDPVIFRPTGANRYFTLCSTEFLAIGGGSHFALYLDCDLLNGSSSFSETYGNPCLALSEDFEVKEIELWGFVYGSKYDEILALSRTEMPGICRW is encoded by the exons ATGGGAATGAAAAAGTCTTTGAGGAGCAAAGCTGTTCACTTTGTAACTGATCTTACCACTGGCCTTCTTAACCCCATTTCTGATAAATCCTCCTCGCCTCTTCACCCTCCTCCT GAAAATGTGAGTAGGTCGAAAAGAAGCCAACTAGAGAAAGAGTTAATCAGCAAGGAGGAGGATGGGGATCTAGTTGATGGCCCTGATACGTCTTCTTTTACTGCATTCCTCTATTCACTGTTGTCTTCTTCGGAATCAGGTCAAGATTTGAATCAGGATGAGCAGAATGATAATCAAGAAGAAACTGGTGATTCATCCGACAACATAATGAAAGAGAATGGTAGAAGGAAAAGCTTACTTTCTAGGGGTAAGCAATCACTTAGAGCTCTTTACCAAGCTACTAGGATCAGTGGAAACAAAAATAAAGACAAGGGCGATTCTGACACGAAAAGTGACGATGAGGGTGATGCTAAGATCGATGGGCTCAAGATGAGACATATGCAAAATGTTAAGGAGCCTTTGGCTTTGGGAGAACTTCCTGAAGCTTCTGAACCGTCATTGCTTCTTACAGAGAAAACAAGAAATGCCCTTTATGCATCACTTCCTGCAATTGTTCAAGGGAGAAAGTGGTTATTGCTCTACAG TACATGGAGGCATGGTATATCACTGTCAACATTGTACCGAAGAAGCATGCTCTGGCCTGGTCTCAGTTTGCTG GTTGTTGGAGACCGTAAAGGTGCAGTGTTTGGTGGTCTGGTTGAGGCACCCCTAAAACCAACTAATAAGAAATACCAG GGAACAAATAGTACCTTTGTTTTCACGGATAGACCCGGGGACCCAGTTATATTCCGTCCTACAG GTGCAAATCGATATTTCACTCTGTGTTCCACTGAGTTTCTGGCAATTGGTGGTGGTAGCCATTTTGCACTCTATCTAGATTGTGATCT CTTGAACGGATCTAGCTCATTCTCAGAAACCTACGGAAACCCCTGTCTTGCATTATCTGAAGATTTTGAAGTAAAGGAGATTGAG TTGTGGGGCTTTGTATATGGATCAAAATATGATGAAATACTTGCTTTAAGTAGAACAGAGATGCCTGGAATTTGCCGATGGTAA